One genomic segment of Chelmon rostratus isolate fCheRos1 chromosome 22, fCheRos1.pri, whole genome shotgun sequence includes these proteins:
- the LOC121625521 gene encoding shaker-related potassium channel tsha2-like: MTVVPGENLDETVALAALSAQDVYDPERVENQECCERVVINISGLRFETQLKTLAQFPSTLLGDPRKRMRFFDPLRNEYFFDRNRPSFDAILYYYQSGGRLRRPVNVPVDIFMEEIKFYELGEEVIENFKEDEGFIKEEERPLPENEFQRQVWLLFEYPESSGPARGIAIVSVLVILISIVIFCLETLPEFREEARTFDEQLGVNGTARAKKPNPFTDPFFIVETLCIIWFSFELLVRFLACPSKPAFFKNIMNTIDIVAIMPYFITLGLELAEHQGNGQQAMSLAILRVIRLVRVFRIFKLSRHSKGLQILGKTLQASMRELGLLIFFLFIGVILFSSAVYFAETDDPESGFSSIPDAFWWAVVSMTTVGYGDMCPVTIGGKIVGSLCAIAGVLTIALPVPVIVSNFNYFYHRETEHEEQFQYTHVTCGQQQPPFGEFKRSDSKPSLSKSDYLDSEDADSIKYTNCSPHKAYTGKLTDV; the protein is encoded by the coding sequence ATGACAGTGGTGCCCGGAGAGAACCTGGATGAGACTGTGGCACTGGCCGCGCTGTCAGCCCAGGATGTGTACGACCCGGAGCGAGTCGAGAACCAGGAGTGCTGCGAGCGGGTGGTCATCAACATCTCCGGGCTGCGCTTCGAGACGCAGCTGAAGACGCTCGCCCAGTTCCCCTCCACTCTGCTGGGGGACCCGCGCAAGAGGATGCGCTTCTTTGACCCGCTGAGGAACGAGTACTTCTTCGACAGGAACAGACCCAGCTTCGATGCCATCCTCTACTACTACCAGTCCGGGGGGAGGCTCAGGAGACCCGTCAACGTGCCGGTGGACATTTTCATGGAGGAGATTAAATTTTACGAACTGGGGGAGGAGGTGATAGAGAATTTTAAGGAGGATGAGGGCTTTATTAAGGAGGAAGAGCGCCCGCTGCCTGAAAACGAGTTCCAGCGACAGGTTTGGCTCCTGTTCGAGTACCCGGAGAGCTCCGGACCCGCCAGGGGCATCGCCATCGTTTCCGTGCTGGTTATTCTCATCTCCATTGTGATTTTCTGCTTGGAGACTTTGCCCGAGTTCAGAGAGGAGGCCAGAACGTTTGACGAGCAGCTGGGGGTGAACGGAACCGCGCGCGCAAAGAAGCCAAACCCGTTCACTGACCCGTTCTTCATCGTGGAGACGCTCTGCATCATCTGGTTCTCCTTCGAGCTGTTGGTCAGGTTCCTGGCCTGCCCGAGCAAGCCCGCTTTCTTCAAGAACATCATGAACACCATCGACATCGTGGCCATCATGCCCTACTTCATCACTCTGGGGCTGGAGTTAGCGGAGCACCAGGGGAACGGACAGCAGGCCATGTCGCTGGCCATCCTCAGGGTCATCCGCCTGGTCCGGGTCTTCCGGATCTTCAAGCTCTCCAGACACTCCAAGGGGCTCCAGATCCTCGGGAAGACCCTGCAGGCGAGCATGAGGGAGCTGGGACTGCTTATATTCTTCCTTTTCATCGGGGTCATCCTCTTCTCCAGCGCGGTGTACTTTGCGGAGACCGACGACCCGGAGTCGGGCTTCAGCAGCATCCCGGACGCTTTCTGGTGGGCCGTGGTGTCTATGACCACGGTGGGCTACGGGGACATGTGTCCAGTCACCATCGGGGGTAAGATCGTGGGCTCCCTGTGCGCCATCGCCGGAGTGTTAACCATCGCGCTCCCGGTGCCGGTCATCGTCTCCAACTTCAACTACTTCTACCACCGGGAGACGGAGCACGAGGAGCAGTTCCAGTACACGCACGTGACCTGCGGCCAGCAGCAGCCGCCATTTGGAGAGTTCAAGAGAAGCGACAGCAAGCCGTCCCTGTCCAAGTCCGACTACCTGGACAGCGAGGACGCGGACTCCATCAAATACACCAACTGCAGCCCGCACAAAGCCTACACCGGGAAGCTCACCGATGTTTGA